A part of Misgurnus anguillicaudatus chromosome 6, ASM2758022v2, whole genome shotgun sequence genomic DNA contains:
- the LOC141364134 gene encoding histone H4: MSGRGKGGKGLGKGGAKRHRKVLRDNIQGITKPAIRRLARRGGVKRISGLIYEETRGVLKVFLENVIRDAVTYTEHAKRKTVTAMDVVYALKRQGRTLYGFGG, translated from the coding sequence ATGTCAGGAAGAGGCAAAGGCGGTAAAGGACTCGGTAAAGGAGGCGCTAAGCGTCATCGCAAGGTTTTGCGTGATAACATCCAGGGAATCACCAAACCCGCCATCCGTCGTCTCGCTCGTCGTGGTGGAGTCAAGCGTATCTCCGGTCTGATCTATGAGGAGACTCGCGGTGTGTTGAAGGTGTTTTTGGAGAACGTTATTCGTGACGCTGTCACCTACACTGAGCACGCCAAGAGAAAGACCGTCACCGCCATGGATGTGGTCTATGCTCTGAAGCGACAGGGTCGTACTCTGTACGGTTTCGGAGGTTAA
- the LOC141364135 gene encoding histone H2B has product MPEPAKSAPKKGSKKAVTKTAGKGGKKRKRSRKESYAIYVYKVLKQVHPDTGISSKAMGIMNSFVNDIFERIAGESSRLAHYNKRSTITSREIQTAVRLLLPGELAKHAVSEGTKAVTKYTSSK; this is encoded by the coding sequence ATGCCTGAACCAGCGAAGTCCGCACCGAAGAAGGGGTCCAAGAAGGCCGTTACTAAAACCGCAGGAAAGGGCGGTAAGAAGCGCAAGAGGTCCAGGAAGGAGAGCTATGCTATCTACGTCTACAAGGTCCTGAAGCAGGTTCATCCCGACACCGGGATTTCCTCTAAGGCCATGGGCATCATGAACTCTTTCGTCAATGATATTTTCGAGCGTATCGCCGGTGAGTCCTCTCGTCTCGCTCACTACAACAAGCGCTCCACCATCACATCGAGAGAGATCCAGACCGCCGTGCGTCTGCTGCTGCCCGGTGAACTCGCCAAACACGCCGTGTCTGAGGGGACAAAGGCCGTCACCAAGTACACCAGCTCCAAATAA